The nucleotide sequence CCTACACCTTACACGGTGTGAATGGTTGTGTCAAACGCTGAAAATAGGCACATAGTGAGTGAGGAGAATATGTAAAAGTCAGTTGGTTAGGCGAAACAAACAGTCTCTTCATTGGTATCCTAGATGTGGATATGTTCTAGTATCTTCTCGAGAGCAATGCGATCACCTTCCATTGTCCCAGCAAGGGTCTTAGGCACCCATCCCTCCGTGTAACCGCCACCAAAATCAATAAGCCAAGCATCCTGATTCACATCAATTAGGATGTTATCCGGTTTGGCATCACTCCAAACAATTCCAGCATTATGTAGTTGTCCAATAGCCTCCTGAATTTGTACAGCCCATCTCTCCCTTAATGAAACTTCTGTGCCCGGTTGTACTGCGCACGAAAGTGTCATACGCTTACAGTCAATATACGTGAGTAAAAGACCATAGATAACACCTTCGTTGTTACGGACTAGGCCGTGGAGGCGTGAAACCTTCACTTTGAGGTCAAGTTGTGCTCTTTCGATCTTCCCGTATGTGTGCAGCTCGTTTTTGATGGACTGCGTATTGCCACAGCGGGCGAGCTTAAGGAATGCAATTGTCCCGTCGTTCAGAAGGACCTTGCTCGGCGTATGAGAGGGCGGGCCGATCACTTTCTCATGACAAATCTGCACTTCAGATGGATCAAAGGGCTTCCATGTCGCACAGAGTTCATCAGGAACGGAGATACCGAATGGAGATTGGTGTTCGGCGTCTCTGTCTAGCTGTGGTATACGCTCTTCTGAAACCGTTTGGAAGGTATAGACAAAGGTCTCGGGGTTGAAAAAGCCGTCCAAGGTCTGTGACGCTGCCGGGTCTGGAGTGGGCAGTTCCCAGAAAATGGGGAGCAGAGGGTCAACGATCTAATCCCAGAAGTCCTCAACAGTCACACCATCTAGCTCAAACTCTTCGGCAACTTGTAAAAAGAAGAGATGACGCTGTTTGAACTTGGGAGACTCAGAAAAGTTGTCCGCGGAGAGATTTATAACAAAGCGTTTGTCCTTACACATAACTACCAGCTCCGAATCGGTGTCTCTGTCACTGAAAGTGAACAGGATTACACTCCATGCCGGTGGTCTCTGAGGTAGTAACAGAGCGTCATTAGAAGCTTCAGATGCCATGTCTTCCAAGTGGCGTATTCATATGAGTTGTCGTGTTTCCTGGATACGGGGGCGGTGATAGTGTTGGCTTTGTTGATACAGATCTGTTGGTCTGTGGGTCAGGTGTCTCACAAGTAATCGCTTAGTAAAGCTCTTTTGAATTCCTAGCAGATATGTCAAACTAAACCACTGTGCCAAAGGCCTGCACAAAAGTGTAAGGACCCTACACTAGGGGCCTAAGGCAACAGGGCTTATATTTTGTTCAACAAGAGACTTATGCAAAATAATCATGAAGAACGAAGGCTTCAATTTACATACTCCTCGGCCAACTCAACTTGGATTCACAAGACTTAACCTTCTTATGACTTGTTCTCAAATGCAATGCGTGTTTCAATGTTTCATTGAGCACCGAGTAGCACCTATGTCCTGCGCTATACGCCTGCATCGTGAAGGTAGGGACTCATAAATCATACTCACAAATTCGAATCGATCGGACAAGACAACAATGTGATGGCTTGAGAAAACACTTAACCAAGGTATAAGTTGTACGAATCAAATTCGTCTTCACCACACTAAGGAATACTGTCTTCACGAATATGGGTATTTCAAGGTGATTGCGAGCAATTCATCAAGATGAGGATTTAACTGAATGAAGCATTTCGTTTCGTCCCTAAAACATGTTTGGTGCAGATCTCCATGATTTTTCAGCCTTCAGCTTCCCTAGGACGCAGATCATTGATACGGTTGCCACTATAAAGGAACAGGAAGTGATAGCTTCTAGACCCCCTCATGACGTCTATTGCTCTCTCCAATGCCACCGTTACTTTTATTGGACCCTCGTTGTAGACAAAAGGTGCGGTAAAGCTTCCAGGCTTGACTTGTTGAAACCATTGGCGCAGAAAACCCTCCCAATCATTGGATCTTATGCCGCGACCAGTGCTAAATCGATGACCTCGCCCATCTTCCATTTGCGACCAAAATTCGAAGATGCCATTATGTTCATCCCTCTCAACGCTACCAACGACAACTGACACTTCACAAGAATCATTTTCCATGCTGACACCGAACAGTACGTCCAACCTCGCGTTACGAAACGAGTATGCGTTCCTCGACTGTTCAATTATCCTGATTGCAGCCACTCCGAGAGCCCCCCCATGAACGACTGTCGTAACCATACCTGACGCTGAGTCTATTCTGAGATCCTCTCCATGTAAATGCAGAGATTGCCATATCGCCTTTCTTGAGGACCCAGTGAAAGGATCGCCGAAAACAACGGGCATGAAGTGTATCGTTCGTTCGTCCGTGAAGTTAGGGGTTATTCCGTTCGCCGGTAGCTCTGTAACCCCGCGGCGAGAGTCTTTCGTCACAATAAGCTGTTCGTTACTTAATTCCCCTAGATGAGTTGCGCTTATACACATCGGCCGAGGGGGAAATGAGCACCGTGAAACATAAAGAATGTCACCTATCCTGCGACCTACAACCCGGAGACATGCGACTAGTCGATGTTTATGCAAGCCAGCAATTGAGCCTCTCCAAGTAGCTTGCAGCATAACCACCCAAATTCTGTCTTCCCATTCTGTATATCCCCGTGAGCCCATAGCAGGTAGCCGAATTGACAGTCCGCCATTGGTTATCGAATAGACAGATAATTGGTCACCGAGGACTGGACAGAAATTCCCAGCGGCCTCAAAGACTGTTGGCCATGGCGCAAGAAGGCTGCCCCAGTCGTTCGGGACATCTTCGTTCCACTCCCAGCAGAAAAGACTGTGATCATTGCTGTTTCGTATGATCTCTTCCTGCAGTCGAAAGAATGCccttttcccttctccatACAGTAGCGGCATATTGATGTTGAATATTCCAAGCATGCAGTATGCCATGTCTTCTGTCCGCGTGGTTGTTCTCTTTGCCAGCCAAGACATTCTCTCAGCGACAGAAGCCTTGTGTATGCTTAATTGACCCTCTAGATATCCACCACGGATCTGAGTGATTGATGTAATCAAGCTGGTCAGTGATCCGTCATTTCTGTTAATATGAGACCAATCCGCAGCATAGAAGATCAGGCTTTTGGGCGCTATAAGCTCTTGAAGTGTCCAGCCTCGGGTGAACCAGCGACTTTTCTCAATTTGCGAACGTAATACATCCTCACTTTGACTCGAGGTAACAACATCAGCCAGGTAGGCCAAGCAAACTTCAGAATTCTGATAGTACGCGAACATCGAGTTTATCGCTTCCGACAACTCTGCTGAACTGCGCTTGTCGATGCAGTTCGTATCAACCCAGAGCCACTCCAAGTTGTGCTTCATAGCTTCTTCACATGCTTTCAAGATCTTAGAATATCCTTGTTTCAACGAGGCTTGCTGACGGTTCTGCCATTCTTCAAACTTGACCTCCTCGTTGCCCCAGGCATGAGACAAGATAGCATAAGGTGGGGCATTTTCGTTGAAGAACTCCTCGAGTTCCAACGTATGTGTGTTGATAAGACGCATTGGAGTCAATTTGGTCTGACAGATTTATTTGGAAGATCGAGACCACTGTCGATGAATCTGTGTGGTCCGATGAGTATTGATTGCATGCGAAGGGCGGACAAGACTGGGCGCTTACTTGCTGACCGCAGAACGCAGAACTAGCTCAATGATATCAAACTGTAGCTTGCATCACACATATGACACGCGTCCGGAAAAGCGATCACTGAAAAAAGGTCCGTTGGAGTGAACGAACCAAACTAGTCGATATGATTGAACTGGGCTTTGCGAGAGCGATTAATTTCAATGAAGAGCGGGGTAAGGCATCAGCAGCTGAGTCTGCCTGACGAGTGTTCCTGCACATCTGATTTGCTGGCGATGTAATTCGCGTCACAGCCTTGCTTGTGATTTCCTGAGCCAATAGTCATAACCAACAGATTAATAGGTATCCATAGCTTAAGGCGATATGCAGTACGTAGAGAGAACACAGGGCCTCTTAGCCGATCTAcaataccaacagcctcATTGATTCGTAATAGATCATGGATCCTGTAAACATTTGGCGGTTAAACTGACTTGTAGTTGCCCTCCCATTGTTGGCACTAAGATAGTGTTGCGATGTGAGCAGCCCAGGTCTCTCTGATTGATCAGAACGGGCCCACTGCATGATCTAAGTTTGGTAGCTTGGTAAGGTCAATCTGACCGCCACCTTTGATTGAATCAAATAAATCTCTTTCAATCAAAGCTGTCATACTCATGGTGACCAATCTGCGCTCTCTAAACCAGATAACTCTAACTTTAATCTAATGCAGAGGGTCAACAATCCAATCCCAGAAGTTCTCGATAGCAATGCAAGGAGAATTTTTCGCCTTAGGATCATCTGAGACACACCATCATCGGACCCTCCTCGATGAGATCTGAGACCGTGAGCCGTTCTTTAATGCAAGGAGACATTTTCCCTTGCGGCGCTCTCGCTGCGATCTTCAACGCTTAGCCAAAAATGCTTTAGTATGATTCAAGACTTCCGGGAATAGGAGGGCAGGGTCACACTGCACACTGCTGATTGTAATTGTGTATGGGAAGACATAATAGCTTGCCCCTCAGCCACCCGATACTAATACCAAGCAATTTCTTGATAATAAAAGAGAAGTCTGTTTCTGGGCTTGATCCATTGTAGCCTTCTTTATCGCAACGGCATCCGGGAGATAACGACACCATGGACGCACCACCAGTCACCATCTACAACCTCCCAACTAGCCCAGCCAGGTGGGACTGGGTTGGAGTATTCTACGTTGACTTTTGCGTCGTTTGGACCCTCCTGGTTCTTCTTGGTATGGCTTTCTGCTGGAAAAACCGCAGCAATCCATTACTCAGACTCCGCGGCCTCCTTCTTTCGTTTTCTGCGATTGTTCTCCTTCACATCTACTGGATCCTCGGTCAGATCGTGTACACTGTCGGGCCTACCATACCTATAGTTCTGGCATACGACATACAGTACTTCTTCATGGGAATCTGGTTCCCTCTCGGCATTGCTCTTTTCCACGCTAGCAACAGCCGACTTCTTCATGTAGCTAAGCTGCAAAAGAAGTATAGCAGCGCACGCTTGAGAGACCAGTTTAATGCGGTACATCCTCGCAATTCTTGGCTGTGCCGATTTAGAAGCTTGGAATATACCAAAAAGCTGTTGGTCCTCACAGGGATTGGTATGGTCGTCCAGGTCAGTTAGCCTTGCTTTGTCATAGTGGACTAGGTGAAACGCTGACTGAGGCGAGTAGGTTATCCTAACAGTCGGCATGTGGTTAGCATGTCGCAAATACCATCCTACCTATGGTATTCCGGGTACCGAGATCAAGAGTCAGACACTTCCTGAGCAAATAGTTGAGTTGGGCCGGGGCTGGGAGTGGTGGCCCTCTGTACTCTGGCAAGTAGTTTGGACATGGATGGTGAGAACCCTTCGAGCTGATACTGTTGTCCCCGGCTAACTTTTCTTTCGTCAGGTTGCACCCTTTCTGCTTTGGAGGACATGGAACATCCGCGATACTACGGGGTGGCGAACCCAAACGATCGGCTGCTGCCTCTCCAGGTGAGTACCTAGCCATTCGCACGATACAATATATTCGAGTCACTTTACCGACAGTAATCAACAGCCTACACGCAACGCCTATGTTCTTGATTGCAAGCTATGTACCAGCGTTCGCGCCTGTCAACTTCTACTTCCCTCCAAGCTCATGGTAAGTTCACAAATGCCCATACGACCAATCACTCACCAAGTCTAGGATTCACGTCTCAATCTTTCTTATCGAGATCTTTGCTGTTTTCGTCCCTGCGttccaagtcatcaaacAACGTATCCTCGTCAAGCGCATCGAAAGTCTGAATGTCGAGTGGTATGCCACGTCCTCAACGTCCACTCTCCAAGAGCTCAATGATCTACGAAGAGGTTCTCAGGTAGCTACTCGTCTCGGCGAAAAGGGAGGATATGAATCGTCAGATCAAGAGATGAAAGATACCCTTTTGACCATCAGCGCCTTCAACTACACCCTCAACAGCAATCCTGGACCCCTCCAAGACTTCTCAGCTCTGAACGACTTTTCTGGAGAGAatatttctttcttgacTGAGGTTACTAGGTGGAAGATCTCGTGGCGTGCAGAGCCAGACGAGGCAGATGTTCGCGATGCGTACAATGCTGGACTGGATATATATGCCACCTTCATCAGTCCTCGCGATGCCGAGTTCCCACTGAATCTTGGATCCGCAGATCTCAAGTACATGGAAAAGATGTTCGAAGCAGCTGCACGAGAGACATTTGGACAAACGAACGTGCACCCAGCTGTACCGTTTGAAACCACGATGTCCCTTGAGTCAGCACCAACTTTAGTCATGGAGAGGCCTAACTATAGTGGGATTATCCCTGCCGAGTTCGGACCTAATGTCTTCGATTCCATTGAGCAACACATCAAGTATCTCGTTTTGACGAACACATGGCCAAAGTTTGTCAAGGAAATGCAGTCACGGAGGCGCTCTGGGGAAACAACACGGAGTGGCTATTCGGCTTCATCCGAGACATCTATTGTCAGTCGACTTTCAAGCAAGATGTCCAAACTCTTCTATCATATTGGCTAATGATGGCTGGATCTCTACATACCTATCATTAATACCTGATTTCCAATGATAAAAGGTTGATAACTGTAATTAAGGTACAATTGAGAGTCTACTACGTAATGATTGTATCGCTTCCTGGTTGCCCTTTGGCTCTCGCCGTGAACCTCATTCCTCTTGCCGTGATATGCTCCATACCAGCGTTACAAATGCATGCTAGTGAATGAGTAGGTCTGCCATATCTTGTCCCGAGTCTAGCTTGACGCCAATGTTAGTCTCCCCAAATTAGGACAGATCACGTGCTGTCTAGAGCTTAGATCCGATCGGTTTAGTAAATTCTGATTCGTTatctcaatctccttcttccacttcTCATGATGCGTAAATACATGAGCAAGCGGCAAAGACCCTGCGACTTCTGCCGCTCTCGTAAAACTGCGTGTCGAATCGAGTCCTCCCCTCCATGTCGGTTATGTCAGCAATACGGGAAGGAATGCACTTTTGTGGAGGCCGCCCGACCTCGGAAGAGGCAACAAACAGCAGAGACAAGCCCTGAATCTCATGATGCAGAGGATGTGATTGGACCATCAAGTGGAATTGCAGAAGGACCTATCTCGTCCGTTAATCACGACGATATCTCGCCGGCGGAATCAGGCGGCTTTCCCGACATCAACATGGACTTCCTTCACAATCTTGACATAGAAGGTTCTGAGTATCAGTTCATGTTCCAAACACCAGTTAACAACCCTCCATCCACCGCGGCTGACTCACTAGATGGGCGCAGCAAGATATATCCGTTGCTGGATGGATATGAGAGTATTCACCCAGAAACCCTTGGGCTCAGTGGAGATATGGATCCTTATCTGCTCCAGCGCTATCAATCAGATGAGCATGGTACCTTCAAGTTCAAGCAGCTCGCCATTAGATCAGTGAACAGCAACCCGCCAGTTCAGTTCCTTGTTTCGCAACCATCGCTGTTTGCCCAAAGTCGAAGAGAAGCAGGGCACAGCGGCGTTCCTATATCTGCACAAAGAGCGGAACTCGAGAAGACTGTCTCTCAAAATATGGGCAAAAGGTTGATAAGTCTTTACGACAGATTTATTGCACCACATTACCCGATATTCTCAACAGAGTCTCCTCCAGATCCTGTAACGAGTTCGCCTTGTTTGTTGGCAGCTATCTATTCAATTGCACTACCTTTCGCCATGTACGACGACCAACTCTGCATTGACATAGCGTATGACTCACCTGATGCCGAAGACCTGgcccatctcatcaatacCGCGATTGCTTTCGACATTCACTCACCAAATATTGCCACTGTGCAAACTCTCTTCTTACTTATAGTCAGACCTTCCTCGAACCCCCTTGTATCAGATGCATCGTATCGATGGACCACAATGGGAACGCTAGTCTCAGCAGCTACAAACATCGGGCTCCATCTCGACCCCTCCCTCTGGAATATCCCATCGGCTCAAATAGCTGCTCGACGTAGActgtccttcttcatctttgcgATGGATAAGTGGTTAGCAGCCGCTTTGGGAAGGCCACCTCATATCAACCGCGAGAACTGGTTGGTGGACGAGCTGTCGGCTCACGATCAACTTGCTTCTAGCCTCGATGCATCGCAGTGGACCAGCATAACGTCCTTCTCGGCTCTCACATCCTGCCTTGGTAATACCCTTGACCGGCTTTAGTAAGTCTTGGAGCTTTCTGCTACCGACTCTCATTATATGAGGCTGACGCGTCTCTAGCTCTCTTCGATCATCAAGTCTAAGTCCGAGGCCAGAAGAGCTACAAACAACTGTGTTTGAACTTTCAGGGCCTTTGGAACGTATTCAACCTGATAGAGCAAGCTCAATTGATTCCGATAGCGACAGGTCGATGCCTGGAATGGCCATCAAACTCGGCCACTATTACACACAACTACTAATACTGCGCGCTGCAGTTCACGCCCAAGATTCTCACCCTTCAGCATCCACTTTAGATCAATGGTCTCCGCGCGAGAGCCTGAAGATAGTCCTGGAACAATATTCTGACTTTCTCAAAACTCTGAAAAGCGATGAAACAGCAGAACACTGGCCCCCTTGGTGCCAAAGTGCATTCTCGTCACTCTGCTTTGCCATGTTATTCATGTTTGTCTCAGCCACTACATACGAAGAAGCACTCTCATCGATGGAGCTTCTCCAAGCGACGCGGAAGCAAATGCGTCTCAAAGCCAATGCTTTTGTAGTCATTCGACTGGGTCTACTGAGGATGGATGCCATATTCTGGCGAGGGGTCGACCAAGTTCTCAAATTGGAACCGCATGTGAAGCTTGCGTTAGACGCGTCAAAGCAGGCAACATAAAATTacagatctatataattttGCTTACAATAATGACCTGGTCGGAAGGGTGCTCAGAATGTCCTCGATGCTCTTGACGGCGTCCAATGCCATACCGTAGCCAGCTTGGAAGCCTGTACCACCAGCGCCATAATTATGCACAATGACACGTCTTTCTCCATTAACGGGGATCTCAT is from Fusarium musae strain F31 chromosome 4, whole genome shotgun sequence and encodes:
- a CDS encoding hypothetical protein (EggNog:ENOG41); amino-acid sequence: MDAPPVTIYNLPTSPARWDWVGVFYVDFCVVWTLLVLLGMAFCWKNRSNPLLRLRGLLLSFSAIVLLHIYWILGQIVYTVGPTIPIVLAYDIQYFFMGIWFPLGIALFHASNSRLLHVAKLQKKYSSARLRDQFNAVILTVGMWLACRKYHPTYGIPGTEIKSQTLPEQIVELGRGWEWWPSVLWQVVWTWMVAPFLLWRTWNIRDTTGWRTQTIGCCLSSLHATPMFLIASYVPAFAPVNFYFPPSSWIHVSIFLIEIFAVFVPAFQVIKQRILVKRIESLNVEWYATSSTSTLQELNDLRRGSQVATRLGEKGGYESSDQEMKDTLLTISAFNYTLNSNPGPLQDFSALNDFSGENISFLTEVTRWKISWRAEPDEADVRDAYNAGLDIYATFISPRDAEFPLNLGSADLKYMEKMFEAAARETFGQTNVHPAVPFETTMSLESAPTLVMERPNYSGIIPAEFGPNVFDSIEQHIKYLVLTNTWPKFVKEMQSRRRSGETTRSGYSASSETSIVSRLSSKMSKLFYHIG